The following proteins are encoded in a genomic region of Triticum dicoccoides isolate Atlit2015 ecotype Zavitan chromosome 1B, WEW_v2.0, whole genome shotgun sequence:
- the LOC119349976 gene encoding uncharacterized protein LOC119349976 has translation MSMEASSWVVPCYSGWSMEEAAAWSSDHRISFQTSLPSGSDSGMQLQVVEYAAPATPTHDTCTDQDQVLKEVVQAFNADYLDIMEKKMHRFPPSLVDVDGRYKVPVTVAIGPYHHGHPGMLEAERVKHVAASQCVTDSGRSLQELYSVVCSVSDDARSLYYHNEAAGKYMGNDDFLPMMFFDGCFLVQFMRWYYVHDDEFDQALVSYFYANFERIYTDIMMLENQIPWVVVETIFRFMPPGPSPWPWEMFVAAMRRGLKNQMVDQALKKEMVGDVHDIDVDPDYEPPHLLGLVRFYIVGNYDKDNNVQLPSGEKPTSSSISVAELADVGITLVPKKETEAVLVDMRLQPKWGCFSDLFVPPLCLTEANATWLVNMAAFELCRTPDFDNVGAENSAVCSYLHLFAMLLDQKEHVHDLRKKKVIDGGGLTSKATLEYFTSIGKNMRIGKCYLDIIIEIQKFKRERSFLLKPYRFFMKNRTKFMAVISIIGVVIGILSSLQALKQR, from the coding sequence ATGAGCATGGAAGCATCGTCATGGGTGGTACCTTGCTACTCGGGCTGGTCCATGGAAGAAGCAGCTGCGTGGAGTAGTGATCATAGGATTAGCTTCCAAACATCCTTGCCTAGCGGTAGTGATAGCGGAATGCAGCTGCAGGTGGTTGAGTATGCAGCCCCAGCCACACCCACACACGATACTTGTACAGATCAGGACCAGGTGCTCAAGGAAGTAGTGCAAGCGTTCAATGCTGACTATTTGGACATTATGGAAAAGAAGATGCACAGGTTCCCTCCCAGCCTGGTGGATGTCGACGGCCGGTACAAGGTCCCGGTGACTGTGGCCATCGGCCCTTACCACCACGGTCATCCCGGCATGCTGGAGGCGGAGAGGGTGAAGCATGTGGCTGCCAGCCAATGCGTCACCGACTCGGGCCGCTCACTCCAGGAGCTGTACAGCGTGGTCTGCTCCGTGTCAGACGACGCCCGCAGCCTCTACTACCACAATGAGGCGGCGGGTAAATATATGGGCAACGACGATTTTCTGCCAATGATGTTCTTTGATGGTTGCTTCTTGGTGCAGTTCATGCGTTGGTATTATGTCCACGACGACGAGTTCGATCAGGCGCTGGTCAGCTATTTCTACGCCAACTTCGAGCGCATCTACACCGACATAATGATGCTCGAGAACCAGATCCCTTGGGTGGTGGTCGAAACCATCTTCCGCTTCATGCCGCCAGGGCCCTCGCCCTGGCCCTGGGAGATGTTCGTCGCTGCGATGAGAAGGGGTCTGAAAAACCAAATGGTTGACCAGGCCCTGAAAAAGGAAATGGTTGGCGACGTCCATGACATCGACGTAGATCCTGACTATGAACCGCCGCATCTCCTCGGCCTCGTCCGGTTCTACATCGTGGGAAACTACGACAAGGACAACAACGTCCAGCTCCCCTCTGGAGAGAAGCCCACGTCATCATCTATCAGCGTCGCCGAGCTTGCCGACGTGGGCATCACGCTCGTACCCAAGAAGGAAACAGAAGCAGTGCTAGTGGACATGCGCCTCCAACCGAAATGGGGCTGCTTCAGCGATCTCTTCGTGCCGCCGCTATGCCTGACCGAGGCAAATGCGACCTGGCTCGTCAACATGGCGGCCTTCGAGTTATGCAGGACGCCAGATTTCGATAATGTTGGTGCTGAAAATTCAGCTGTCTGCTCCTACCTCCACCTCTTCGCCATGctgttggaccagaaggaacacgtGCATGACCTGCGGAAAAAGAAGGTCATCGATGGAGGAGGACTCACCAGCAAGGCGACACTCGAATACTTCACTTCCATTGGCAAGAACATGCGCATCGGAAAGTGCTACCTCGACATAATAATAGAGATCCAGAAGTTCAAGCGGGAGAGGTCATTTTTACTCAAGCCGTACCGCTTCTTTATGAAGAACAGGACTAAATTCATGGCCGTGATCTCGATCATTGGTGTAGTTATCGGCATCTTGTCGTCGCTCCAAGCTCTCAAGCAACGCTAA